A single genomic interval of Calypte anna isolate BGI_N300 chromosome 3, bCalAnn1_v1.p, whole genome shotgun sequence harbors:
- the ANAPC1 gene encoding anaphase-promoting complex subunit 1 isoform X2: MSDHSDERATMIAAGDLQEFAPRGRDHCRRHPSALTLQLRRLQPASELCSSDGAAGLVGSLREVTIHERQRESWQLRKGVGDVGEEVDYDEELYVASNMVIWSKGSKNQVSTVYKAFTVDSPVLQALWCDFTVPRDKSEKADGSDEIVEKCICILQNSCINVHSIEGKDYIAALPFQVANVWPTKYGLLFERSSSSHEVPPSPPREPLPTLFSMLHPLDEITPLVWRSGGVFGSGRVQYVADHTLRIVFLSADPSLVMTYDSVQSLHTVWALRRVKPEEQNTVLKFSEQMGTPPHLGTSSSLTAHLRSLSKGDSPVGSPFQNYSSLHSQSRSVSSPSIQSRSPSISNMAALSRSHSPALGVHSFSGVQRFNFSSSAQSPKRHNITHSPNSTSSESFLVPETEPIVPELCMDQLWTETITSMREKNSQASKVFITTDLCGQKFLCFLVESQLQLRCVKFQESNDKSHLIFGSVTNIQAKDAAPVQGIDTLLVLESTGNLVLYSGVVRVGKVFIPGLPAPSLTMSNQMPRPSTPLDSVSTPSKPLNKHLGPLEEGVLLSPVPEIRDSSKLHDSTYVEDCTFQQLGTFIHALRDPVHNRVTLELSNNTMVRITIPEIATSELVKRCLQGIKAILPKEVAVQMLVKWYNAYNAPGGPSYHSEWNLFVTCLMTMMGYNTERLSWTRNLDLEGSLSPVIAPKKARPSETGSDEDWEYLLSSDYHRNFESHPVAKALRLEPLEVLPLKDDFPLSLSLDSSTLLFTHIPAVFFVLHLIYEELKLNSLMGEGIRALVVLLVQLARDLKLETYIDYYYRDYPALVKTSRQTCVIDQVQTGFMHHPSFFSAEPPSIFQWLSSCLKGEGVQPYPYLPGICERSKLVVLSVALYILGDESAVCNEASHYLYKITSGQRKQQVEQDDNWYAGCSFRHSTSVSSLAEKLVLWMTDVGFTLRDLESLPFGVALPIRDAIYHCREQPASDWPEAVCLLIGRQDLSKQACEGNIQKGKSSVGPVLSSDIPSGTESEEDEDGMNDMNEEVMSLIWSEDLRVQEVRRLLQSARPVRVNVVQMPEASDHEYIEEKENRLLQLCQRTMALPVGRGMFTLFSYHPVPTEQLPIPKLNLTGRAPPRNTTVDLNSGNIDVPPNMACWASFHNGVAAGLKIAPASQIDSAWIVYNKPKIAELANEYAGFLMALGLNGHLTKLATLNIHDYLTKGHEMTSIGLLLGVSAAKLGTMDMAITRLLSIHIPALLPPTSTELDVPHNVQVAAVIGIGLVYQGTAHRHTAEVLLAEIGRPPGPEMEYCTDRESYSLASGLALGMVCLGHGSNLIGMLDLNVPEQLYQYMVGGHRRFQAGMHREKHKSPSYQIKEGDTINVDVTCPGATLALAMIYLKTNNRSIADWLQAPDTMYLLDFVKPEFLLLRTLARCLILWDDILPNSKWVNSNVPQIIRENSVSLQATELPSSEDLSLETLAQAHVYIIAGACLSLGFRFAGSENLAAFNCLYKYATDFLKSLSAPTASITGHYNLETCLSVLLLSLAMVMAGSGNLKVLQLCRFMHKKTGGEMNYGFHLAHHMALGLLFLGGGRYSLSTSNSSIAALLCALYPHFPVHSTDNRYHLQALRHLYVLAAEPRLLTPVDVDTNTPCYALIEVTYKGTQWYAEATEELMAPTLLPELHLLKQIKVKGPRYWELLIDLSKGTNHLKSILAKGGVLYVKLRAGQLSYKEDPMGWRSLLAQTVTHRHSEARAFKPEAISAFTSDPALFSFADYFCKPTVNMGQKQEILDLFSSILYECVTQENPEMLPTYIAIDQAVRRLTRREMSETFELWQIKLVLEFFSSRSHQERMSRNPNRGLFMNSEFLPVMKCTIDNTLDKWLQAGGDVSLHSYLSGQPTEESQLSMLACFLIYHSVPTPGQLAAGGLEGSTNFSELLLKFKQLNMPVRALLRLAPLLLRNPQSMVL; encoded by the exons ATGTCGGACCACTCTGACGAGAGGGCGACGATGATAGCGGCCGGCGACCTGCAGGAGTTCGCCCCCCGGGGCCGCGACCACTGCCGCCGCCACCCCAGCGCCCTCACCCTCCAGCTGAGGCGGCTGCAGCCCGCCTCCGAGCTCTGCTCCTCCGACGGGGCAGCCGGGCTGGTGGGGTCCCTGCGGGAGGTGACCATCCACGAGCGGCAGCGG gaaagttGGCAGCTGAGGAAAGGCGTCGGTGATGTCGGGGAAGAGGTGGACTACGACGAGGAGCTGTATGTGGCCAGCAATATGGTCATCTGGAGCAAAGGGAGTAAAAACCAAGTGTCGACTGTGTATAAGGCCTTCACTGTGGACAGCCCTGTTCTGCAG GCTCTGTGGTGTGACTTCACTGTACCCCGGGACAAATCTGAAAAAGCAGATG GCAGTGATGAAATAGTAGAGAAATGTATCTGCATATTGCAGAATTCCTGTATAAATGTGCATAGCATAGAGGGAAAGGATTACAttgctgctttgccttttcaG gttgCAAATGTCTGGCCAACCAAGTACGGGTTGTTATTTGAACGCAGCAGTTCTTCACATGAGGTACCTCCCAGCCCACCCAG AGAACCTTTACCTACTCTGTTCAGCATGCTGCACCCCTTGGATGAGATAACCCCTCTGGTCTGGAGGTCTGGAG GGGTGTTTGGCTCTGGCAGAGTGCAGTACGTTGCTGATCACACCCTGAGGATCGTGTTCCTCAGTGCTGACCCCTCCCTGGTGATGACCTATGACTCTGTGCAGAGCTTACACACTGTCTGGGCTCTTCGGAGAGTAAAGCCAGAG gAGCAGAACACGGTGCTGAAGTTCTCTGAGCAGATGGGCACCCCCCCTCACCtgggcaccagcagctccctgacTGCTCACCTCCGCAGCCTCTCCAAAGGAGACTCCCCCGTGGGCTCCCCTTTCCAGAACTACTCCTCCCTCCACAGCCAGAGCAGATCTGTCTCCTCCCCCAGCATCCAGTCCCGTTCCCCATCCATCTCCAACATGGCTGCTTTGAG CCGCTCCCattcccctgccctgggggtCCATTCCTTCTCAGGAGTGCAGAGGTTCAACTTCTCCAGTAGTGCTCAGTCCCCAAAGAGGCACAACATCACCCACTCCCCAAACAGCACATCCAGTGAGTCCTTCCTTGTGCCAGAAACTGAACCAATTGTTCCTGAGCTCTGTATGGATCAGCTGTGGACAGAAACCATCACAAGCATGAG AGAGAAGAATTCCCAAGCATCAAAGGTGTTTATTACCACTGACCTTTGTGGGCAGAAATTCCTGTGCTTTTTAGTGgaatcccagctccagctgag GTGTGTAAAATTCCAAGAGAGCAATGATAAGTCCCATCTGATCTTTGGTTCTGTTACCAACATCCAAGCAAAGGATGCAGCTCCAGTGCAG GGCATTGATACACTGCTGGTTCTGGAGAGCACTGGGAACCTGGTGCTGTATTCTGGAGTGGTTCGG GTGGGGAAGGTTTTCATTCCTGGGCTGCCTGCTCCATCCCTGACAATGTCCAACCAAATGCCTCGGCCAAGCACTCCCTTGGATAGTGTCAGCACTCCATCCAAACCTTTGAATAAGCACCTGGGGCCCCTGGAAGAg GGCGTGCTTTTGTCACCAGTTCCAGAGATAAGGGATTCCAGCAAACTTCATGACTCCACTTATGTGGAAGACTGCACTTTTCAGCAGCTTGGGACATTCATTCATGCTCTGAGGGATCCTGTCCACAACAGGGTAACTCTG GAACTCAGCAATAACACCATGGTTCGGATTACAATTCCTGAGATTGCCACTTCAGAGCTGG TAAAAAGATGTCTGCAAGGCATCAAAGCCATCCTGCCCAAGGAGGTAGCAGTACAGATGCTTGTCAAGTGGTACAATGCCTACAATGCCCCAGGAGGACCAAGCTATCACTCAGAGTGGAATCTATTTGTAACATGTCTCATGACTATGATGGGTTACAACACAGAGAGGCTCTCCTGGACACGTAAT CTTGATTTGGAAGGATCACTTTCACCAGTTATTGCTCCGAAGAAGGCTAGACCATCAGAAACAGGATCAGATGAa GACTGGGAATATCTCCTGAGCTCTGATTACCACAGGAATTTTGAGTCCCACCCTGTTGCCAAAGCTTTACGATTGGAACCTCTGGAAGTTTTGCCTCTGAAGGATGATTTTCCACTGAGCCTCAGTTTGGATTCCTCAACCCTCCTTTTCACCCACattcctgctgttttctttgttcttcacCTCATCTACGAGGAGCTCAAACTGAACAGTCTGATGGGAGAAGGAATTCGTGCCCTTGTTGTCCTGCTGGTGCAGCTGGCCAG GGACTTGAAACTTGAAACTTACATAGATTATTACTACAGAGACTATCCAGCCCTTGTAAAAACCTCCAGGCAGACCTGTGTGATTGATCAAG TCCAAACAGGTTTCATGCACCATCCCTCATTCTTTTCTGCTGAGCCTCCAAGTATTTTTCAGTGGCTGAGTTCCTGCCTGAAGGGAGAGGGAGTGCAGCCTTACCCTTACTTACCAGGAATCTGTGAGAGGAGCAAACTGGTGGTACTG AGCGTGGCTCTCTACATACTGGGTGATGAGAGTGCTGTCTGTAACGAAGCCTCCCATTATCTCTACAAGATTACATCAG GACAAAGGAAGCAGCAAGTGGAGCAGGATGACAATTGGTATGCAGG GTGCAGTTTCAGGCACAGCACATCTgtttccagcctggctgaaaAGTTAGTGCTTTGGATGACTGATGTTG GTTTCACCTTAAGAGATCTGGAGTCCCTGCCCTTTGGTGTGGCCCTTCCCATCAGAGATGCAATCTATcactgcagggagcagcctgcCTCAGACTGGCCAGAAGCTGTTTGCCTCTTGATTGGGCGCCAGGACCTGTCCAAGCAGGCGTGTGAAGGGAACATCCAGAAGGGTAAATCT TCTGTGGGCCCAGTGCTGTCCTCTGACATTCCCTCTGGAACAGAGtcagaggaggatgaggatgggatgAATGACATGAACGAGGAGGTGATGTCTCTGATCTGGAGTGAGGACCTGAGGGTGCAGGAGGTGCGCAGGCTGCTCCAGAGCGCCCGTCCTGTGCGTGTCAACGTGGTGCAGATGCCAGAAGCAAGTGACCACGAGTACatagaggagaaagaaaacag gcTGTTACAGCTGTGCCAGAGGACCATGGCCCTGCCCGTGGGACGAGGGATGTTCACTCTCTTCTCCTACCACCCTGTTCCAACCGAGCAGCTGCCCATCCCCAAGCTGAACCTCACAG GCCGAGCTCCTCCTAGGAACACCACTGTGGATCTCAACAGTGGGAACATTGATGTGCCCCCCAACATGGCCTGCTGGGCCAGCTTCCACAACGGGGTAGCAGCTGGCCTGAAGATAGCTCCTGCTTCCCAGATAGACTCTGCTTGGATTGTCTATAACAAACCCAAAATTGCTGAGCTGGCCAATGAATACGCAGGGTTCCTCATGGCCCTGGGGCTCAACGGGCACCTCACCAAACTTGCCACCCTCAATATACATGACTACCTGACAAAG gGCCACGAGATGACAAGCATTGGGCTGTTGCTGGGTGTTTCTGCTGCCAAGCTGGGCACGATGGACATGGCCATCACAAGGCTCCTGAGCATCCACattcctgctctcctgccacCCACTTCCACAGAGCTGGATGTCCCCCACAATGTCCAGGTGGCTGCTGTGATAGGAATTGGCCTGGTCTATCAGGGCACGGCTCACAGGCACACAGCTGAGGTTCTGCTGGCTGAAATTG GACGTCCCCCTGGCCCAGAAATGGAGTACTGCACAGACAGAGAGTCCTACTCCCTGGCATCTGGGCTGGCCTTGGGCATGGTGTGCCTGGGG CATGGCAGCAATTTGATTGGTATGTTGGACCTCAATGTTCCTGAGCAGCTCTACCAGTACATGGTTGGGGGACACCGGCGGTTCCAGGCGGGGATGCACAGAGAGAAGCACAAGTCTCCCAGTTACCAGATCAAG GAGGGGGACACCATCAATGTGGATGTCACTTGTCCAGGTGCCACGCTGGCACTTGCCATGATCTATCTAAAGACTAATAACAG gtcCATTGCTGACTGGCTTCAGGCTCCAGATACCATGTATTTGCTGGACTTTGTAAAGCCAGAGTTCCTTTTATTGAGG aCCTTGGCTCGCTGCCTGATCCTCTGGGATGACATCTTGCCCAATTCCAAGTGGGTCAATAGCAACGTGCCTCAG ATCATAAGAGAGAACAGTGTATCTCTTCAGGCAACAGAGCTGCCTTCATCTGAAGACCTCAGCTTGGAAACACTGGC GCAAGCTCACGTCTACATCATTGCTGGAGCCTGCTTGTCACTGGGGTTTCGATTTGCTGGGTCAGAAAATCTGGCAGCATTTAACTGCTTG taCAAATATGCAACAGATTTCCTGAAGAGTTTGTCAGCACCAACAGCTTCTATA acaGGTCACTACAACCTGGAGACCTGCTTGAGtgtcctgctgctgtccctggccATGGTCATGGCTGGCTCTGGAAACCTCAAAGTCCTCCAGCTTTGCCGCTTCATGCACAAGAAGACGGGTGGGGAGATGAACTATGGGTTCCACCTGGCTCACCATATGGCTTTGGGGCTCCTCttcctgggaggaggaag GTATTCCCTGAGCACCTCCAATTCTTCaattgctgctctgctgtgtgctCTCTACCCTCACTTCCCTGTTCACAGCACAGACAATCG GTACCACCTCCAGGCTCTACGTCACCTGTAcgtgctggcagcagagccccGGCTCCTGACACCCGTGGACGTGGACACCAACACTCCTTGCTATGCCCTGATCGAGGTGACCTACAAG GGCACACAGTGGTATGCAGAAGCCACTGAGGAGCTGATGGCACCCACACTTCTTCCAGAGCTTCACTTACTCAAGCAG ATCAAAGTGAAGGGACCACGGTACTGGGAGTTATTAATAGATTTAAGCAAGGGAACAAACCATCTGAA ATCAATTCTGGCCAAGGGGGGTGTCCTCTACGTGAAGCTGAGGGCAGGGCAGCTCTCCTACAAGGAGGACCCCATGGGCTGGCGCAGTCTCCTGGCTCAGACTGTTACCCACAGGCACTCTGAGGCTCGGGCATTCAAG ccagaAGCAATTTCAGCTTTCACTTctgatcctgctctgttttcatttgctgaTTATTTCTGCAAACCAACTGTGAACATGGGACAG AAACAGGAAATCCTGGATCTTTTCTCCTCGATTCTTTATGAGTGTGTTACCCAAGAAAACCCAGAGATGCTGCCCACGTACATAGCCATAGATCAG GCTGTGAGGAGACTGACGAGGAGGGAAATGTCTGAGACGTTTGAGCTGTGGCAGATTAAGTTGGTCTTGGAATTCTTCAGCTCCAGGAGTCACCAGGAGAGGATGAGCAGGAACCCAAACCGAGGGCTCTTCATGAACTCTGAATTTCTGCCTGTGATGAAGTGCACCATTGATAACACTTTGGATAAGTGGCTTCAAG CTGGAGGAGATGTCTCTCTGCATTCCTACCTGAGTGGGCAGCCCACTGAGGAGTCTCAGCTGAGCATGCTGGCTTGCTTCCTGATTTACCACTCTGTCCCCACACCAGGACAGCTGGCAGCTGGAGGCTTGGAAG GAAGCACCAACTTCTCC